TCCATCGCATTGCAAAACCCGACGCATTAGCTACTTTTAGAGTTCCCTATGGCGGCAGTGACGAAGCCTACGAAGACCCCACGCATGTCCGTCAATACTTCGTCAATTCATGGGGTTACTTCTCTCAGCCATTCTATTGGAAAGCCGATTATGGCTACCGCGGCGACTGGATAATCAATAAACTTTATCTTCTTGTTTCACGCCAACGATATGAGGGACAAAACCCGCAGCAGATTTTTAACGAAATCATGATGTTCCGCAACGTCGCAATCGAAATGGTCGCCGAACTAATCGCCGTCAAACCCATTCGAGAAGCCAAATCCGAACTTCAAACGCAGCCAAATATCGAAATACAACTAATTTAATAGTCAAATATCAAGTCCGCATATAACAGATATGCGGACTTTTCTCATTCAAGAACGGTCCCCTCTCCCTCTTTGGATTAAGATTAGAATTTCCGAAACCACTTCTGTCTCCTTGGGAAATAAGGGGATTTGCATGTCCCATGAATCATCCTCATTGGGCTTCAGGCATCCAGCCACTTGGCGAATAGGGTAAAATTATCATAGCTGGGGCGATAATTCGTCTCAGCGAGGTGCATCTTCTATGGCAATGAATTTCTTTAGACGGTTTTTCGATACAAGTGAACGTGAAGTTAAGGCTCTCATGCCCACCATCCAGCGCATTAATGAGATGGAAGAGGACATGAAGAAGCTTTCGCTAGAGGACTTCGGACGGAAGACCGATGAGTTCAAAAAGCGCCTTGAGAATGGCGAAACTCTCGATGATATCCTTCCTGAGGCGTTCGCTCTTTGTCGTGAAGCGGGCAGGCGTACTCTCAATATGCGTCACTTCGACGTTCAGCTATTAGGCGGGATTGTGCTTCATCAAGGGCGCATTGCCGAAATGAGAACGGGTGAAGGTAAAACGCTTGTTGCGACCTTGGCGCTCTATTTAAATTCGCTTGAAGGCAAAGGCTCACACCTCGTTACGGTTAACGACTATCTTGCTCGACGTGACGCAATCTGGATGGGGCCGATTTATCACATGCTTGGCCTATCGGTTGGAATCATTCAAGGCCAAAGCGCTGAATCGGACGAGAGCGGTGGCTCCTATATTTATCATCCCGGCTTCGAGTCGGATGACCCGCGATATATGCACTGCCGTAAGGCTGAAAGACGCGAAGCCTATTTATGCGACATAACCTATGGCACTAACCACGAATTCGGCTTTGATTACCTGCGCGATAATATGGCTTTTGATGCTGAGGAACTGTCTCAGCGAACACTCAAATACGCCATTATCGACGAGGTAGATAGCATTCTA
This region of bacterium genomic DNA includes:
- a CDS encoding methyltransferase domain-containing protein; the encoded protein is MIAQVETAVKKLHLGCGKDIKADWTNIDLLPGFGVDIVADLDQCRTTPLPFEDNSFDEFLGSHLLEHLHDPLSLMQELHRIAKPDALATFRVPYGGSDEAYEDPTHVRQYFVNSWGYFSQPFYWKADYGYRGDWIINKLYLLVSRQRYEGQNPQQIFNEIMMFRNVAIEMVAELIAVKPIREAKSELQTQPNIEIQLI